GGTAAACGACCGTGATGCGACACCGGAAGCGGACCATCCGGCGGGCAGGACCGATGCGAGGGAATACGTGCCGGCCGCCAAACCGCTGAACGAGTAGAAGCCATTGGCATTGGTCACGGCCGACTCCTCGCCGGTGCGGACACGGATCGACCAACCGGTGAGTGTTCCCTGATCGGCCTGGAAGAAGTCGGTGATCTCCAGGCTCCAGGTGCCGTTGGGATCTTCACCAAGCAGTGCCGACAACGGCTGTGCGGGCCGGAATCGCCCCGTGAACGGCGGCGTGCCCGCCGTGATCGCCGTCCCCGCCTGATCGTCGAAAATCGTTCCCGTGAAGTTGTCGCCGGAGCCACCGACGCTCTCTGCCAGCATGATCCGCCTCCCCGACGGTGCGATGAGGACGACGTCGAGGTCAGAGATCCAGGTGTGGTTGATGTTGACGGTCACGTCGACGTCGGTGATCTTTTGTGTCAGGCCGGACACGGCCAGCGTCGAGACCAGCGGTGCCCCGGCGCCGGTGGCCGTGCCGTCGGGAATCAGGCCGACGTCGATCGCGGCGTTGACGGTGACATCCTCGATCGCGTTGTCGAACGTCCCGTTGCCGTTGGTATCGAGGAACACCGTCCGGCTTCCGATTCCGGCCTCGTCTCCCTGCCGAACGGCATCGCCGTCAGCGTCTTCGAACAGATATCCCGAGACGTTGGTCGGCGTTCCGGTCCCTTCGACCGTGAATACGAAACTCCCTTCGTCGGCGTCGTTGGAGAGAATCGTCACGGTGCCCGACCTGGATCCCGCCGCGGACGGCGTGAACCGAATGGTGAACGTCGTCCCCTCGCCGAGTCCGAGCGTCGACTGCCCAGGCCCGGTGGCGACGGTAAAGTCGCCCGTCGCCGTCAACCCCGAGATCGTGAGCGGTAGCGTGCCTTGATTGCGGATCCGCAGCGTGGCCACGACGCTGTCGTCGACGAGCACGCTGCCGAACGAGCCGGTCGATCCGTTGGTGATTTCAAACCCGGCCGACGTGACCGAGATCTCGCGCGTGCCGATCGCCCGCACGAGGCTCCCCGCCGACAGCAGGCCGAAGCCGTGCGTCAACGACTGACCGGTGGCCGGATCGTAGGAAAACCCGGTGTCGGCCGTGCTGATCAGCGTGGTATTGGCGCGCATCAGCGATCGCAACTGTGCCGCCGACAAGGTCACCCCCAGCACCTGCGCGCGGGCCAGCGCCAGGGCACCGGTCCCCGTCGCCACGGGCGCCGATGACGAGGTGCCCCCGAACCCGGTCGCACCGTTGCCGGTGTAGTCGCCAGCCGCTCCAGCCGCGGTGTTGTAGCCGGCGCTGCTGACCCGGTCGGTCGTGTCGATCGCCAGGTAGCCGGTGCGGAAGTCATTGCTCGGCGTGAGGATGTCGAGCACGGCACCGACTTGGCTGTACTCCGACCGTTGGCCGAGGTTGTTCATCGAACCGACGACGCTGATCCCCGCGTTCGTCGTAGCCTGTGAAGCGGGATAGCCGACCAGCGCCAATCCGCCGTTACCGGCGGCGAAAAACTGCGTGCTGCCAAGTCCCTGACGACCCTGGCTGGTCGCCCACGTCAGTGCTCCGTTGATGGCAGCGCTGTTCGCACCGCCACCCCATGAGTGGTTGGAAACATCCCCCGCCTTCCACGAGCCGAGGCCGTTGGCCGTCCGACCGGCAGCGTAGTAGATCGCCTCGGCGATCCGGGCGTCGGTGGCAGCAACG
This portion of the Planctomycetota bacterium genome encodes:
- a CDS encoding choice-of-anchor D domain-containing protein; protein product: MSTRRRPSARGRAARRLTRPLGHESLEARHLLAVSPLHLVEDDGTSARSGGSLPSGGHRPVVANLVATDHYIADGVAIGMVESPTRIALAATAAGRADRSWQTEVGLTFLRGLAGSRFDVYATTGPLDGATLQALYARGVVDGEVPVFDVLDSGSEAVLLDEAIVELADGVDAAAYFGARPVFAAHRPLAGTPNQFVVTLAAGPGRAALEVINGLDGDRQLAWAAPNFHQNWQRYYLPDDPRIPNQWHVQNTGQSGGLPGAVGADADLVAAWDVVQGGSTALTIAVVDDGVPTNHPDINPWVNPGEVAGNGLDDDGNGWVDDVNGWNFVSNNNISVPNTANDGHGTAVAGVAAARGDNGVGVVGASYGTPVLSSRIFENNVAATDARIAEAIYYAAGRTANGLGSWKAGDVSNHSWGGGANSAAINGALTWATSQGRQGLGSTQFFAAGNGGLALVGYPASQATTNAGISVVGSMNNLGQRSEYSQVGAVLDILTPSNDFRTGYLAIDTTDRVSSAGYNTAAGAAGDYTGNGATGFGGTSSSAPVATGTGALALARAQVLGVTLSAAQLRSLMRANTTLISTADTGFSYDPATGQSLTHGFGLLSAGSLVRAIGTREISVTSAGFEITNGSTGSFGSVLVDDSVVATLRIRNQGTLPLTISGLTATGDFTVATGPGQSTLGLGEGTTFTIRFTPSAAGSRSGTVTILSNDADEGSFVFTVEGTGTPTNVSGYLFEDADGDAVRQGDEAGIGSRTVFLDTNGNGTFDNAIEDVTVNAAIDVGLIPDGTATGAGAPLVSTLAVSGLTQKITDVDVTVNINHTWISDLDVVLIAPSGRRIMLAESVGGSGDNFTGTIFDDQAGTAITAGTPPFTGRFRPAQPLSALLGEDPNGTWSLEITDFFQADQGTLTGWSIRVRTGEESAVTNANGFYSFSGLAAGTYSLASVLPAGWSASGVASRSFTVTGPASTDRGNDLGSGVNNRFYGRVFDDANANGVKDPGEPGLSGRTLFIDANGNGIVDPPTQTTFTSSTALAIPDKPASGFSPVTSSIVVSGIG